CCGGACCCACCAAGGGTCATCTAATTCGACTGAGTGATGGCAAGATTCCAAAGAGCATCGGATTCGTACAGTGTGTTGGTGCCCGCGATGTGAACAAAGGTGTGCCATACTGTTCTCGTATATGCTGCATGTATGGGATTAAGAACGCGGTGATGGCGAAGGAGCATCACCCCGATACGGAAGTCACAATTTACTTCGCTGATATCAGAGCCTTTGGCAAAGGTTTCGAGGAATTCTATGAAATGGCAAAACGAAGATTCGGCGTAAATTTCGTAAGGGGGCGCGTTGGTTGCGTAATGGAGGATGCTGAAACTCAAAATCTGCGTGTGAGAGTGGAGGAGACAACAACAGGTACAATCAACGACTATGAGCATGACCTTGTGATTCTGAGTCCTGGTATCCAACCTCCTGAGGGGCTTCGTGATATGGCTATCGAGTTAGGTACAGAGCTCGATGATGATGGCTACATCAATGTGCCTTCTCTACTATCAGATCCTGTGAAAGCCACTGTGCCGGGGGTTTTCGTTGCAGGTTGTGTTGATGGTCCCAAGGATATTCCAGATAGTGTTTCTGCTGGGAGTGCAGCTGCTATGAAAGTCAGTATTCTCTTATCCGAAGGAAAAGATGACCAGTAATCTGGAGCATCACGAAGACCCGCGCTTAGTTGTGTTTTCTCAGATGGAGTTATATCTCTGATTTCAGGCTCATCTTCAAACTTTGCATCCGAAACATGTACACCTTCTATCAGAATGACCGAATCCGCGGTAGAAATATAATGAGCAAAACGAAAGAGGTATCAATCTGTAACCTATAGTACCAACATGATGGATACTGTGATGTTTATGCATCGAAGTGATAACAATACACAACCTTACCAAAATCCTCTTATTATCGATATCCGGCCAGTGCATTACAGTATACGGGACGCGAGTTTGCAAGGAATTGAATTCCAATGACAGACAAAGAACGATTTGTCCCAACTTCCGACTTCGTTGAAGAGCTCTCGAAGCGGCCTGGGGGCGAAGGAATCTCGAAATGTGTTCAATGCGGCATTTGTACTGCAAGTTGCATGGTAGCCAATGAAACCGATAAGTATCGACCGAGGAAGCTTATTCAGAAAATAATTCTTGGAAAGCGAGAAGAGGTTCTCTCAAGTGAGTTGCCATGGTTGTGTATGACCTGCAGAATGTGTGAAGAACGATGCCAGGAAGGTGTAAGCATCGCCGAGATATTCCGGGCAGTACGCGAGTTAGCAGCTGAAGAAGGTCATATTCCTGATGTGTTCTCTGATACCGTGAATCTCATTGCAGAGGACGGATGGATGCTAGCGGATTCCTACACAGACTTCCAAGAGGACGATCGGCTCGATTTGGAGTTGGATCCAAATCTTGGATGGAACTGCGAATTTTCAAAGAAGATAAAGAAACGCTACATTGATGGAGAGTAACTTGCTTGAAGGAATTAGTTATCTATGTTGGTTGTACGACCCCTGTTAGACTACCCTCCTATGAGAGGGCAACTAAACTTGTTCTAGAGAAGCTAGGTGTCAATCTTGTTGATATGAAGGATGCCAACTGCTGCGGCACGCAGTTTGTTGAATCACTGAGTCACAAGGCTTTCATCGCAATGAGTGGACGGATTCTCGCTTTAGGTGAGGAATACAGCCGTGACATTCTGGCTATTTGTGGAGCATGTTCTGGTTCTCTCAAAATGGTGAAACATGAGCTTGACAATGATGCAGAACTGCGTGACGAACTCAACGAACTCCTTGCTGAAGAGGATTTGGAGTATACAGGCAGCTCTCGAGTGAAGCATCTTCTCCAGGTTCTGAATGAAGATATTGGCTACGAAGCAATTGAGCGAGCTGTGGTGAATCCTTATTCTAACCTCCGCCTCGCTGCCCATTATGGTTGCCATGTGACGAGGCCTTTCGAAATCGTTCAGGTTGATGACCCTGAGAATCCTACTATTATTGATAGAATCATAGAAATTATCGGAGCAGAACAAGTCAACTACACTGGAAAAACGCGATGCTGCGGCGGACCCTTGTTGGCTATGGATGAGGGTGTTGCAACAAAAATTGGGATAGACAAAATTCGGAATATTCAGAATGCCAGTGCTGATGGATTGGTTACAGCATGCCAATTCTGCAATATTCAGTTAACCCAATGTCAATTCGGAGAGGGTATGGAACCAGAAGAACGAATCCCTGTATTGACCTTGCCGCAGCTCATGGGTCCGGCGCTTGGTATACCCATGGATGATCTCGGCATATGGCTCAACCGTATCGATTCGAAACCTGTCTTTGGAACTCTTCAGGAGGCCAAATAATGGCGGTACAGAAAACAGAAGAAATAGTCGATATTGCATCAAAACCCGGAAACAGTGTAGTGGTAGTTGGTGGCGGTGTTGCAGGAATGCAGGCGGCACTGGACATTGCTGATCAGGGTTTCCATGTTTATCTTGTTGAAGAAAGCCCATCCATCGGAGGAAAGATGGCTAGTATAGACAAAACCTTTCCTACACTGGACTGCTCTGCCTGCATATTGACACCAAAACTCAGTGAAGTTGACAGGCATCCAAACATCAATCTCTTGGCCTATTCCGAGATTGAGAAGGTGGAAGGGGAACAGGGTGATTTTGATGTCATCGTGTTGAGGAAAGCACGGTATGTTGATGAAGACAAGTGTTCAGCTTGTGGTGAATGTGTTTCTGTATGCCCAATCGAAGTGCCATCAGAATTCGAACAGGGAATCGGTTTTCGAAAGGCAATATATCGACCCTTCCCCCAAGCGACGCCCAACAGCTATACCATCGATATGGAAAACTGTATTGAGTGCGGTAGATGTATCAAAGCATGTGAGCGCGATGCCATTGATCACGAAATGAAGGACCAGCGATTGCGTATCAACGCTGGCGCCATTGTCATTGCGACAGGCTACGATCTGTTTGATGTAACTCGTTACCCTCGACTAGGTTATGGCAAATTCCAAGATGTCATTCATGCACTTGAGTATGAGCGGCTCATTAATGCATCAGGTCCTACGAAAGGACACTTGATTCGTCTGAGTGACGGCGCTGTACCAGAAAGCATCGGTTTCATACAGTGTGTTGGTGCCCGCGACGTGAACAAAGGCGTACCGTATTGCTCTCGTATTTGTTGTATGTATGGAATCAAAAACGCGGTTATGGCGAAGGAGCATCATCCCGAAACGGAAGTGACTGTCTATTTTGTAGACATCCGAGCCTTCGGAAAAGGCTTCGAAGAATTCTATGAAATGGCCAAAACCAGATTCGGTGTCAACTTTGTGAGAGGCAGAGTTGGTGAGGTCTATGAAGACAGCGAAAGTGATGGTTTAGTGGTCAGAGTGGAAGACACAACCACTGGGACAGTACTAGAAAACAAACATGATTTGGTTGTCTTGAGTCCCGGAGTTGAGCCCACTTCAGATCTTGACAAAATAGCAGAGACTCTCAATATGGATTTGGACGAAACCGGATATATTGGAGTTCCCGATACGCTTACGAAACCTGTTGACACAAAAATCGCAGGAATATTCGTATGTGGATGCGCGGAAGGGCCAAAGGATATTCCTGATTCAGTTGCATCAGGAAGTGCTGCTGCGATGCGGGCTAGTATCGCCTTGAACAAGAAGGAGGAGTGAAGATGACTACTACTGACGAACCACGGATTGGTGTCTTTGTTTGCCACTGCGGCCATAACATAGCAGGAGTGGTTGACGTTGAGCAAGTGGCGGAAAACGCCGGCGAACTACCCAACGTTGTTTACTCCACCCATGAGATGTTCATGTGCTCTGATGCTGGTCAAAGATTGATTCAAGATATGATAGATGAGCATAACCTCAACAGGGTTGTTGTAGCAAGCTGTTCCCCTCGGATGCATGAAACAACCTTCAGGCGAGTATGTGAAGAAGCAGGCCTGAATAGATATCTATTCGAACAGGTGAATCTGAGAGAGCATGTCTCTTGGTGTCATATGAATGAACCTGAAAAGGCTACTGAGAAAGCGAAAGATCTTGTTAGGATGTCCGTAGCTCGAGCAGCAAAGCTTGAGAGTCTACCAGTAAAGACAGTCGAGGTCACGCCCAAGACTTTGGTTCTTGGTGGCGGCATAGCAGGACTAAGAGCTGCACTGGACATAGCGGACCGAGGCTTCGAAGTTGTACTTGTTGAACGGAATGAAGAACTGGGTGGACACGTTGCTGAATGGTCAACTCTGTTTCCGACTATGGAGAAAGGAAAGGAAGTCATAGAGCCTCTGGTTGAGCGTGCAAAGAAACACCCGAAAATTAGTGTTTTCACAGATTCCGAGGTTACCGCCTTTGAGGGATATGTTGGTAATTTTGAAGCCAAGATTCGAAATAGAAGTAGCGGTTCGGAAGACACACTTGAGATTGGTACAGCAATAGTTGCGACCGGATTTGACGCCTTTGAACCTCATGGCTATTTTGGCTACGGAGAAAGCCCAGATATCATAACTCTTGCAGAGCTTGAGAGAATGAAAGCCGAAGGCGAGTTGAAACGTCCAAGCACCGGTGAACCGGTGAAGAATGTGGCTTTCATTGGTTGTGTTGGAAGTCGTGAACCTGGCAAGGAAGGGCATGAGCATTGTTCGCGGTATTGTTGTACTGCCGTTGCGAAATCAGCTAGTGAGATTAAAGAGACAGCAGATGAAGTTGTGATTCTTTATAGAGATGTCCGAACTTACGGTAAGAACCACGAAGAAATACACCGACAGGCTCGAAGTAGGCATGTGATATTCAGTAAGTTCCCAACGGGTGAGAATCCAGAGGTTGAAGTAAAAGACGGTAAGGTCGTACTTGAGTGGACTGACGTACTATCCGACGAGAACCTTCACTTTGAACCTGATATTCTGGTTCTGGCTTCAGCAATGCTACCACCTGAAGGCATTGAGGAAGTAGGAAACATGTTCAGCTTGACCCGTGCACCTGACGGATTCTTCAATCCTGAGCACATCAAGCTTGCACCACTAACTACACATACTGCGGGAGTAATGATTGCGGGAGCAGCACAGGCAGCAAAGAACGCTTCTGAGGCTGTTGTCGATGCCAGTGGTGCGGCTGCAAAGGCTACAGCGTTGATGGCTCGGGAGAAAGTGGAAATTGAATCCACTGTGGCGCATGTCCTTTCTGATCTTTGTTCTTCGTGTCACACTTGCGTTTCAACCTGCCCGTATGGAGCGATAACCATGGATGAAACCGAAGATCCGCCTGTTGCAAGTGTTACCGAGGCTAAATGTCATGGCTGCGGTACATGTGCTGCATCTTGCCCAAGTGATGCCATAGTCATGCGACATTCTACGAACGACCAAATCATGTCTATGGTCGAGGCGTATCTTTGTCCACCAGTCGGTGGCAACGAGGGTGTTACCCAATGACAACCGCTGAAGCAAAGCAAACTCAATCAGATGAAGGCTGGGAGCCACGAATTGTGGCTTTTTGCTGCAATTGGTGCTCCTATGCTGGTGCCGATCTTGCAGGAACCAGCCGCATTCAGTACCCACCTAACGCGAGAATCATCCGAGTGAATTGTACAGGCAGAATCGATGTGGAATTCATTTTGGCAGCTTTGGATATGGGCGCAGACGGAGTACTTGTGTCTGGATGTCATCCTGGCGATTGTCACTATACCAGCGGCAATCTAAAACTGAGAGCCAGATGGGCACTCATGAAGAAAGCTCTTGAGCAAGCTGGTGTGGATCCAAAGAGGGTAAGGCTGCAATGGGCTAGTGCTTCGGAGGCCCAGAAATTTGCAGATGGAGTAACTACAATGACCGAGCAGGTCCGTGAACTCGGGCCTATTGAGAGGCAATGGCAATGAGCGAATTTTCGAAGATGTTCAAGCAGAAGAGAGGGGCAATCAGAAAACAACGTAGAGCCATCAAAGAGGCTTTGACCAACGGTCCTGCGCTTGTTTCGGAGATAGCAGAGAAGACCGAGCTAGAGAAATCGCAAGTCGTGTGGAATCTCGTTGGCATGCTTAGATGGGGCGACATAGAAATCGTTGATGACAACGGCGAGGAATTGATATACGGACTGAAGGAGAGCTGAAGATGCCAGATAAAGTATCTGTAGCAATGGGTCAAGGGAGTTCCTGCTGGGGTTGTTTTCAGAGCTTAGTTGATATTCACATGAATCTAGCAGATGTTCTTCCACAGCTGGATATCAAATTCTGGGCCGCCGTGGCAGACTTCAAACATGAACACTTAGAAGAATATCCTGACGGCTCAATCGATATTGGTCTCTACGAAGGAATGGCTAGAACTGAGGAAGACGTTCATCTATTGAAAGTGATGAGAGATAAATGCAAGACCCTGATTTCATTCGGTTCATGTAGCACATTCGGTGGCATTCCTGGAATGGCCAATTTCTCGGACATAGAGGAATGCTACGACGTAAAATTCCGTAACAATAAGACTGTGAAGGATGGAGAAGTCCCTACGGAGAATCTCCCGCCGATAACAGATGTTGTAAAACCAAACAAGGATTACGTTGATTTTGATATCTACCTTCCTGGCTGTCCGCCCACTTCTGATTTGATATTGAAAACCCTCACTGCTCTCTTGAAGGGAGAGGATTTGGAATTGCCCCCGCACACAGTTTGCCACTATTGCGACAGGGAGAAGGAAGATACTCCAATACCAGAAGTATTGCGACCATACCAAGGGAAGGCAGACCCAGATAGATGTCTTCTGGAACAAGGATACATATGCTTGGGTTCTGCTACCTGGGGGCTCTGTGAAGGACAGTGCGTCAATAAGGGTGCGCCATGTAGAGGGTGTTTCGGACCTCCGCCACCGATTCACGATGATCAGGGGGCAGCGGGAATCTCTATGCTCGGAAGCTATGCACCCATTGAACCCGAAGATATTCTTGAACAAGTGAAGGATCCGCTGGGAACATTCTGGCGATTCTCCTATCCGACGAGCCATTTGGGAAGTATGAGAATCAAACGAGAGGAGGCGAAGGACCAATGACTGACGAACGAACAATACGAATCGATCCTGTTACTAGGCTTGAAGGCCATGGATCATTGACAATCAAATTGGGACCGAACAACGAAGTCAAAGACGTACAGTTCAATGTTAGCAGCACCAGATTCTTTGAGAAGTTTCTCGAAGGGCGACCAATGGAAGAGGCTGTTCGAATCGCACCTCGAATATGTGGTATCTGTCCGGTACCCCATCATCTCGCTTCCGTGAAGACTGTAGAGGATGCGTGGGATGTTAAACCTCCGTCTGCTGCTATCAAACTCAGACGGCTTCTCATAGAAGCGAAGCAGCTGTCCTCACATGCCATTCATTTCTATGCACTTGCGGCACCTGACTTTGTCTTTGGGCCGTTTGCTGATCCAGCTGTTCGAAACGTTGCAGCGGTACTGAAGCATCTACCTGGTGTTGCGACACAGGCTATCAAGCTGATGGAATTCGGCCAGGAACTCTGCAAGACTGTTGGGGCAAAAGCTATTCATCCTACAACAGCAATTCCTGGTGGGATGATGAGCCCCATTACCGAGGAACAGCGAGACCACTGGCTTTCAAAAACTGATGAGATGTTCGAAAACATCCAGAAGACTGTAGACCTCGCCAAGACTGTTGTCAATGACTATCTGGATGTCATAACAAAGGTGGCTGTTACTCCGACCTATTACTTGGGTTTGGTCAATGATGGCGAACTCGACATCTATGACGGTTTGATTCGGGTTATGGATCCCGAAGGCGAAATCGTCGAAGAATTCGAACCAAGGAACTACGACGATTACTATGGTGAGCATGTTCCGAATCACTCCTATGCTACTCACATCTACTACAAAGCAGCTGGCTATCCTGAAGGCATATGGCGAGCTAACTCTCTTGCCCGATGCAACGTTGCTGACAAGATGGCCACACCAATGGCACAGGAAGCACTGGAGGAGATGCGTGAACTTGTTGGCCGGCCTTCGCATCACACCTTCGCCTATCATTATGCACGCGTTATAGAAATGGTGCAAGCAGCTGAATGGATTAAGAAACTACTTGAAGATCCAGAAATCGTTAGCGAGGATGTGAAGCTGGCTGATGTTGAAGCAAAAGCTGGAGAGGGTGTCGGTGTTGTTGAAGCACCCCGTGGAACACTTCTGCATAACTACGTCTGTGACGATGACGGAATCATTGAGAAGGCTAATCTCATAGTTGCTACCAACAACAACATTGCAGGCATTGAGAAATCTCTCATGGATGCAGCCAAGCTCATCTTCGAAGAAGAGGGCCACAAGGGACTTGAGCTGCCGGACCCGATGGTTGAAACCTAGTCTTCCCAACATGCTCAACTGGCGTCATTCAAGCCTTTGGTTCGCATATCCGTCATAGTTGAGGTTTCTTCATGTTTGCGACAACAATGTGATTTTCTTCTCTATCAAGGTACCCTCGGAATCGGCCACTTCGAAGGAGGTCACATCGGAGTAGTAGTAGATTTCCTGATAGTGATAGTGACCTGATTCTTCATCGAATTCATACCACAGTTGGAACAAATCGTCGAAGTGGTCACTGAACGGATTGCCGCTTTGACCGCCGGGAATCACATTTCGTGAATTACCCGGGTTTTGGAGATTTATGACATGCCGAAGAACGGGGCCTGAGCTCATCTCCCAACCGTATGCAGGAAATACGGTATGCTGACCTCGAATAGGGCCGCCTTCAGTCGTCGTCAACCCTGCAATATGTTCAACGTTAACTGTATGATGAATTCCATACGTCCAATTCGAAGTATCTGACCCGTAGAGCAAATACATCTCATCCACTGCTAGCTCCAATGCTCTGACAAGGATATGGTTCCTTGTTTCCTTGATATCAGCTGTTCTCGTATCATCGAAGTAAGCTGAATTGTTCTCAAGGATGAGCTGTTCCAAAATCGGAGCCCTTGGATATACCCTGGAGGGTAGTGACACGGATTTTCGATCCGAACTGTCTAGCTGATTTTCTAGGTGTTGAAGTTCCTCGAATGTCTCAGTCCTGATGGCATCATAGAGATGCATCCAGATTGTAGGGGCTTTGAGGTCGGTATCCATCTCATAATCCCAGTCTTTGAGCCAATCTACGACCATCTCCACCGTTGTGTTTTGAGTTCCGAGATTCTCCCATGCTGATAGAACTCCAGGCACCATACTCCGGGCCCGAATCTCGATCGCGTCAGCCTGAAGCTGCATAAGGTCTTCCATGCTGATTTCATCATCTAGTTCCAAGAATTCGTTTATTCGTCTCCCTCGATAGCCATCAACATATGGCCCTACCAATGGATATCCGTACTGATTAGGATCTATTGAGCGCTGGTTCGCTGATGAGACGTACCCTCTGGACGGATTGACTTCTCTTGGGAGAAATGCATAAGGAACATTGCTCACCATTCCCACAGAATCATTGAGAGCAGTCACTGGATACATTCCATTGTATCCATTACGTATTGGAATCCTGCCACATACTGTCATGGCGACATTCCCTAGTTCATCCGCGTATGCGAAATTGAAAACGGGGTTGTCCCACCAGTAGATGCTATCATAGTAGTCATTGATGTTCTGAGCTTTGTTCAGTTTTGTTG
The window above is part of the Candidatus Thorarchaeota archaeon genome. Proteins encoded here:
- a CDS encoding FAD-dependent oxidoreductase, which codes for LVSGPYTVVKAVAHGKDAAESIDRYLSGDDLRKGRTEDRHRVQSYEVDKSERRIESRAAMPKQSVASRKNSFSEVELGFNKEIALAEAERCLGCANCCECKLCVDACDRDAIDHMMREEIMDISVESIVIATGARLFDVSEYPRLGFGEYPNVINAMQYERLISAAGPTKGHLIRLSDGKIPKSIGFVQCVGARDVNKGVPYCSRICCMYGIKNAVMAKEHHPDTEVTIYFADIRAFGKGFEEFYEMAKRRFGVNFVRGRVGCVMEDAETQNLRVRVEETTTGTINDYEHDLVILSPGIQPPEGLRDMAIELGTELDDDGYINVPSLLSDPVKATVPGVFVAGCVDGPKDIPDSVSAGSAAAMKVSILLSEGKDDQ
- a CDS encoding 4Fe-4S dicluster domain-containing protein, whose translation is MTDKERFVPTSDFVEELSKRPGGEGISKCVQCGICTASCMVANETDKYRPRKLIQKIILGKREEVLSSELPWLCMTCRMCEERCQEGVSIAEIFRAVRELAAEEGHIPDVFSDTVNLIAEDGWMLADSYTDFQEDDRLDLELDPNLGWNCEFSKKIKKRYIDGE
- a CDS encoding CoB--CoM heterodisulfide reductase iron-sulfur subunit A family protein — protein: MAVQKTEEIVDIASKPGNSVVVVGGGVAGMQAALDIADQGFHVYLVEESPSIGGKMASIDKTFPTLDCSACILTPKLSEVDRHPNINLLAYSEIEKVEGEQGDFDVIVLRKARYVDEDKCSACGECVSVCPIEVPSEFEQGIGFRKAIYRPFPQATPNSYTIDMENCIECGRCIKACERDAIDHEMKDQRLRINAGAIVIATGYDLFDVTRYPRLGYGKFQDVIHALEYERLINASGPTKGHLIRLSDGAVPESIGFIQCVGARDVNKGVPYCSRICCMYGIKNAVMAKEHHPETEVTVYFVDIRAFGKGFEEFYEMAKTRFGVNFVRGRVGEVYEDSESDGLVVRVEDTTTGTVLENKHDLVVLSPGVEPTSDLDKIAETLNMDLDETGYIGVPDTLTKPVDTKIAGIFVCGCAEGPKDIPDSVASGSAAAMRASIALNKKEE
- a CDS encoding CoB--CoM heterodisulfide reductase iron-sulfur subunit A family protein, which translates into the protein MTTTDEPRIGVFVCHCGHNIAGVVDVEQVAENAGELPNVVYSTHEMFMCSDAGQRLIQDMIDEHNLNRVVVASCSPRMHETTFRRVCEEAGLNRYLFEQVNLREHVSWCHMNEPEKATEKAKDLVRMSVARAAKLESLPVKTVEVTPKTLVLGGGIAGLRAALDIADRGFEVVLVERNEELGGHVAEWSTLFPTMEKGKEVIEPLVERAKKHPKISVFTDSEVTAFEGYVGNFEAKIRNRSSGSEDTLEIGTAIVATGFDAFEPHGYFGYGESPDIITLAELERMKAEGELKRPSTGEPVKNVAFIGCVGSREPGKEGHEHCSRYCCTAVAKSASEIKETADEVVILYRDVRTYGKNHEEIHRQARSRHVIFSKFPTGENPEVEVKDGKVVLEWTDVLSDENLHFEPDILVLASAMLPPEGIEEVGNMFSLTRAPDGFFNPEHIKLAPLTTHTAGVMIAGAAQAAKNASEAVVDASGAAAKATALMAREKVEIESTVAHVLSDLCSSCHTCVSTCPYGAITMDETEDPPVASVTEAKCHGCGTCAASCPSDAIVMRHSTNDQIMSMVEAYLCPPVGGNEGVTQ
- a CDS encoding hydrogenase iron-sulfur subunit, giving the protein MTTAEAKQTQSDEGWEPRIVAFCCNWCSYAGADLAGTSRIQYPPNARIIRVNCTGRIDVEFILAALDMGADGVLVSGCHPGDCHYTSGNLKLRARWALMKKALEQAGVDPKRVRLQWASASEAQKFADGVTTMTEQVRELGPIERQWQ
- a CDS encoding F420-nonreducing hydrogenase; the encoded protein is MPDKVSVAMGQGSSCWGCFQSLVDIHMNLADVLPQLDIKFWAAVADFKHEHLEEYPDGSIDIGLYEGMARTEEDVHLLKVMRDKCKTLISFGSCSTFGGIPGMANFSDIEECYDVKFRNNKTVKDGEVPTENLPPITDVVKPNKDYVDFDIYLPGCPPTSDLILKTLTALLKGEDLELPPHTVCHYCDREKEDTPIPEVLRPYQGKADPDRCLLEQGYICLGSATWGLCEGQCVNKGAPCRGCFGPPPPIHDDQGAAGISMLGSYAPIEPEDILEQVKDPLGTFWRFSYPTSHLGSMRIKREEAKDQ
- a CDS encoding Ni/Fe hydrogenase subunit alpha; amino-acid sequence: MTDERTIRIDPVTRLEGHGSLTIKLGPNNEVKDVQFNVSSTRFFEKFLEGRPMEEAVRIAPRICGICPVPHHLASVKTVEDAWDVKPPSAAIKLRRLLIEAKQLSSHAIHFYALAAPDFVFGPFADPAVRNVAAVLKHLPGVATQAIKLMEFGQELCKTVGAKAIHPTTAIPGGMMSPITEEQRDHWLSKTDEMFENIQKTVDLAKTVVNDYLDVITKVAVTPTYYLGLVNDGELDIYDGLIRVMDPEGEIVEEFEPRNYDDYYGEHVPNHSYATHIYYKAAGYPEGIWRANSLARCNVADKMATPMAQEALEEMRELVGRPSHHTFAYHYARVIEMVQAAEWIKKLLEDPEIVSEDVKLADVEAKAGEGVGVVEAPRGTLLHNYVCDDDGIIEKANLIVATNNNIAGIEKSLMDAAKLIFEEEGHKGLELPDPMVET
- a CDS encoding penicillin acylase family protein; its protein translation is SKLDMFLGASFITWSLTGDFDDLERLWLKENINNDTMYQELYPDVMPYQSYIVKEQTNLSLTDYPDAPGGYPANLSLNSQSISENIANIERMKLKNLLEQLIPVVDPLGLKGTFGSNNWAVSGSRTVTGSPMLCNDAHMPIVAPNLVYEAHMSVPGVMNVMGVTLPGMPSVEAGFNDYIAWGFTNGGLDVLDIFVEQVNPDNSSEYFYNGEYRPFEIIDESIRTKGGTEIHFEVKKSVHGPLIDSIISEEPSSPMCLAMNWTGNSVSHLIIAATKLNKAQNINDYYDSIYWWDNPVFNFAYADELGNVAMTVCGRIPIRNGYNGMYPVTALNDSVGMVSNVPYAFLPREVNPSRGYVSSANQRSIDPNQYGYPLVGPYVDGYRGRRINEFLELDDEISMEDLMQLQADAIEIRARSMVPGVLSAWENLGTQNTTVEMVVDWLKDWDYEMDTDLKAPTIWMHLYDAIRTETFEELQHLENQLDSSDRKSVSLPSRVYPRAPILEQLILENNSAYFDDTRTADIKETRNHILVRALELAVDEMYLLYGSDTSNWTYGIHHTVNVEHIAGLTTTEGGPIRGQHTVFPAYGWEMSSGPVLRHVINLQNPGNSRNVIPGGQSGNPFSDHFDDLFQLWYEFDEESGHYHYQEIYYYSDVTSFEVADSEGTLIEKKITLLSQT